A DNA window from Syntrophales bacterium contains the following coding sequences:
- a CDS encoding NUDIX hydrolase — MIRLIQLKISHGEQGGYPMTVPATRNCPHCGGPVQRYRNPVPTVDIIIEIDDGILLVYRKNEPVGWAIPGGFVDYGESLEEAARREAREETSLDVTDLRQMGSYSNPDRDPRLHTISTVFIARATGTPEADDDAARIGLFTRDSLPEPIVFDHGTILSDYFRTKKASG; from the coding sequence ATGATCAGGCTTATACAATTAAAAATCAGCCATGGCGAGCAGGGAGGATATCCCATGACCGTTCCAGCGACACGAAACTGTCCGCATTGCGGCGGCCCCGTCCAACGGTACCGGAACCCCGTCCCGACCGTTGATATCATAATCGAAATCGATGACGGCATCCTGCTGGTTTACCGGAAAAATGAACCCGTCGGCTGGGCGATCCCCGGCGGCTTTGTCGACTACGGCGAGTCCCTTGAAGAGGCCGCCCGACGTGAAGCCCGCGAAGAAACATCGCTCGATGTCACCGATCTCCGGCAGATGGGAAGCTATTCAAACCCTGACAGGGACCCGAGGCTTCATACCATATCCACGGTTTTCATCGCCCGTGCGACGGGAACGCCGGAAGCCGACGATGACGCGGCCCGGATCGGCCTCTTCACAAGGGACAGCCTCCCGGAACCGATCGTCTTCGACCACGGCACCATACTGTCGGACTATTTCAGAACCAAAAAAGCATCGGGGTAA
- a CDS encoding PTS sugar transporter subunit IIA, which translates to MIGVIVITHGNLGRELIRAAELIKGEMKGVLPVSVDATKSVEDLKKEITTVLKKADSGEGVLILTDLFGGTPSNISLSFLKKNKIEVVTGVNLPMLLKVPTLRMEMKLAEFADSIAEYGRKNIYLAGAILDRKADD; encoded by the coding sequence ATGATAGGTGTAATAGTAATTACCCACGGGAATCTCGGAAGGGAGCTGATACGGGCCGCCGAGTTGATCAAGGGGGAGATGAAGGGCGTACTTCCCGTTTCAGTGGATGCCACAAAGAGTGTGGAAGATCTGAAAAAGGAGATCACCACGGTTCTCAAGAAAGCTGACTCGGGAGAGGGTGTCCTTATCCTGACGGATCTTTTCGGCGGGACACCATCCAACATATCGCTGTCGTTTCTGAAAAAGAACAAGATTGAAGTCGTTACGGGCGTGAATCTTCCCATGCTTCTGAAAGTGCCCACCCTGAGAATGGAGATGAAGCTTGCCGAATTTGCCGATTCCATCGCCGAATACGGCAGGAAGAATATTTACCTGGCCGGCGCCATACTGGACAGGAAAGCCGACGACTGA
- a CDS encoding PTS sugar transporter subunit IIB codes for MKRSLVRIDNRLVHGQILESWVPFLRASRIIVVNDDVTGDLFRESIIRMAVPKEIELIVQSVEEFALGQPADGSDSTDARHTIILFSGIKDVLRAHRLGVRFESINVGNVQNSSYKKNMVGSHLRLSDDEIDDLMTLVRLGVSVEIRSVPRDRPESFENAVQCLR; via the coding sequence GTGAAACGATCGCTGGTACGCATCGACAACAGGCTGGTCCACGGCCAGATTCTCGAGTCCTGGGTTCCGTTTCTCAGGGCGTCCCGCATTATTGTCGTCAATGACGACGTTACGGGTGACCTGTTCCGTGAATCGATCATACGAATGGCCGTTCCGAAGGAGATCGAACTCATCGTCCAGAGTGTCGAAGAATTTGCCCTGGGGCAGCCGGCCGACGGCTCCGACAGTACTGACGCGAGACACACGATCATTCTTTTCAGCGGGATCAAGGATGTTCTCAGGGCTCACCGGCTCGGTGTCCGGTTTGAGTCGATCAACGTGGGGAATGTTCAGAACAGCTCGTACAAGAAGAACATGGTGGGGAGCCACCTTCGATTGAGCGACGACGAAATCGACGATTTGATGACGCTGGTTCGCCTGGGTGTCAGCGTTGAAATCAGGAGCGTTCCCCGGGACAGGCCGGAATCGTTTGAAAACGCGGTACAGTGCCTGCGCTGA
- a CDS encoding CoA transferase has protein sequence MKEQPLSGIRVVDLTRVLAGPFCTMILGNLGAEVIKIERPVTGDESRHYGPFIDEEQKHSGYFISVNSGKKSIALDLENKRDKQIFTDLIRVSDVIVENFRPGVLERLGFSPDRIRDINPDIIYASASGFGHGGPDSQKPAFDMIIQAASGIMSITGLEDGRVTRVGTSISDIVTGMYTAIGIIAALFRRGRSGGGTRVDVAMLDSMVSVLENAIIRCQITRKVPGPIGSRHPSITPFGAFEARDGIVVIAVGHDRHFQLLCDLIGRPDLAKDSRFSTNNLRTQNVEALTASINEALSANTVDAWVRKFDEAGIVCGTIQTVQDLFRSEQLAWRKMLIPLEHDPSLRIAGNPVKYDDTPDILTARKAPELDEHREEIMRIIAGFPRDTTDNS, from the coding sequence ATGAAGGAACAGCCTCTTTCCGGAATCAGGGTCGTGGACCTCACCCGGGTCCTTGCCGGACCGTTCTGCACCATGATCCTCGGCAATCTCGGTGCCGAGGTGATCAAAATCGAACGGCCCGTGACGGGAGACGAGTCACGGCACTACGGACCATTCATCGACGAGGAGCAGAAACACTCCGGGTATTTCATCAGCGTCAATTCGGGCAAGAAATCCATTGCCCTTGACCTCGAGAACAAACGGGACAAGCAGATCTTTACCGACCTGATCAGGGTTTCCGATGTTATCGTCGAAAACTTCCGCCCCGGCGTTCTTGAACGACTCGGTTTCTCGCCGGACCGTATCAGGGACATCAACCCGGACATCATCTATGCCAGCGCGAGCGGATTCGGCCACGGCGGACCGGATTCGCAGAAACCCGCCTTCGACATGATCATACAGGCCGCTTCGGGCATCATGTCCATAACCGGGCTTGAGGACGGCCGGGTAACCCGCGTTGGAACGTCGATCAGCGATATTGTAACCGGCATGTACACGGCAATCGGCATAATCGCCGCGCTCTTCAGACGAGGCCGGAGCGGAGGAGGAACGCGCGTTGATGTGGCCATGCTCGACAGCATGGTTTCCGTTCTCGAAAACGCCATCATTCGCTGCCAGATAACGCGTAAGGTGCCGGGGCCCATCGGATCGCGGCATCCGTCCATAACACCCTTCGGCGCTTTCGAAGCCCGGGACGGGATCGTGGTCATTGCCGTGGGACACGACAGACATTTCCAGCTTCTCTGCGACCTGATAGGACGACCGGACCTCGCGAAGGACAGCCGATTTTCTACCAACAACCTGAGAACACAAAACGTGGAAGCCCTCACGGCCTCCATAAACGAAGCTCTTTCCGCGAACACCGTCGATGCGTGGGTCCGGAAATTCGACGAGGCGGGCATCGTCTGCGGAACGATACAAACAGTACAGGATCTCTTCAGGTCGGAACAACTCGCCTGGCGGAAGATGCTCATCCCTCTCGAACATGATCCCTCCCTGAGGATTGCCGGTAATCCCGTCAAGTACGACGACACGCCCGACATCCTCACCGCCCGGAAGGCACCGGAGCTGGACGAACACAGGGAAGAAATAATGCGGATTATAGCGGGATTCCCGCGGGATACGACCGACAATTCCTGA
- a CDS encoding PTS sugar transporter subunit IIC: MTKEKKRDKASPNLLRSRQWCAMAEDTRRGTYHDERDGWSAMWIPASEVALLGGLLCLDRIALQVMISRPVVAGPLVGFVLGDPMTGLVTGAMIELLWIDRFHMGRYLPPNDTVVSVLVTAGTILSARGIPGGPPQELAAAAVLLFAPVAFIARWGDMLVASSNTSLSEAALEDARRGDARAIVRKHYVGMAKTFALSSLLIFLCLTVGTVILREFFPVLPERVLSALTIVYCGIPVIGMSVALSTIKVRGALPVFSGLFLVVLIVLRLWQGGG, encoded by the coding sequence ATGACGAAGGAGAAAAAGCGCGACAAGGCATCCCCGAACTTATTACGCAGTCGTCAATGGTGCGCCATGGCGGAAGACACACGCCGGGGAACGTATCATGATGAACGGGACGGATGGAGTGCCATGTGGATTCCCGCCTCTGAGGTCGCGCTCCTGGGAGGCCTGTTGTGCCTCGACAGGATCGCCCTGCAGGTCATGATCTCGCGGCCCGTCGTCGCGGGCCCCCTCGTGGGGTTCGTCCTGGGAGACCCCATGACGGGTCTCGTGACGGGGGCCATGATCGAACTGCTCTGGATAGACCGGTTTCACATGGGGCGGTATCTACCGCCCAACGATACGGTTGTTTCCGTTCTCGTAACGGCCGGCACCATCCTGTCGGCACGAGGCATCCCGGGAGGCCCGCCGCAGGAGCTGGCGGCGGCGGCGGTTCTTCTCTTCGCTCCCGTGGCCTTCATCGCCCGATGGGGCGACATGCTGGTGGCCTCATCGAACACGTCCCTGTCGGAAGCGGCTCTGGAGGATGCCCGACGCGGTGATGCCCGTGCCATCGTGCGGAAGCACTATGTCGGCATGGCAAAGACCTTCGCCTTGTCGTCACTGCTGATTTTTCTGTGCCTTACGGTCGGTACGGTAATCTTGAGGGAGTTCTTCCCGGTTCTGCCCGAACGGGTTCTTTCAGCACTGACGATCGTGTACTGTGGTATTCCCGTCATCGGCATGTCCGTGGCGCTTTCGACAATCAAGGTGAGAGGGGCACTGCCGGTTTTTTCAGGCCTGTTCCTGGTCGTGCTCATTGTCCTGCGCCTCTGGCAGGGCGGAGGATAA
- the rimI gene encoding ribosomal protein S18-alanine N-acetyltransferase, with product MTEYRRGTDGSGFLAIRDMATDDLHEVLRIERSSFPNPWTEGMLLDELSSSCCVSRAAFCDGAVVGYCSFSLVLDEAHLRSIAVDGSFRGRGVASELLADMIGISLERGARWAALEVRPSNRSAVSLYNRFGFRVTGVRPRYYADTREDALIMWADLTRSCPSPAKGLTGSDEAG from the coding sequence GTGACAGAATATCGCCGGGGCACAGACGGAAGCGGTTTTCTTGCCATCAGGGACATGGCGACGGATGATCTGCACGAGGTGCTTCGCATAGAACGGTCATCCTTTCCGAATCCCTGGACGGAAGGCATGCTCCTGGACGAGCTGTCTTCCTCGTGCTGTGTGAGTCGCGCCGCCTTCTGCGACGGGGCCGTGGTCGGCTACTGCTCCTTTTCGCTGGTCCTGGATGAGGCGCACTTGAGAAGCATCGCGGTTGACGGTTCCTTCCGCGGCCGGGGCGTGGCATCGGAACTCCTGGCAGACATGATCGGCATCTCCCTGGAACGGGGCGCCCGATGGGCGGCCCTTGAGGTGCGACCCTCCAACAGGAGCGCGGTCAGCCTCTATAACCGCTTCGGCTTCCGCGTCACCGGCGTCCGCCCCCGCTATTATGCCGATACCAGGGAAGACGCGCTTATCATGTGGGCGGACCTTACCAGGTCATGCCCCTCGCCGGCGAAAGGATTAACGGGTTCCGATGAAGCAGGTTAA